Part of the Temnothorax longispinosus isolate EJ_2023e chromosome 5, Tlon_JGU_v1, whole genome shotgun sequence genome is shown below.
atacatatatacatatatatatacatatatatatacatatatacatatacatatacatatatacatatatatatacatatatatagtttatatatacatatatataaatgtatataatccttttttaaaatgaacattatataatatattatatatatatatatatatatatatatatatataatatattatataatgttcattttaaaaaaggattatatacatttatatatatgttgttatatgaaaaatttgttgcCGGGGATTACGTTTTTCAATGAGAAAAACGAGTTATGGTAACgataagttacttttttcagTGAGAATTAtgagttattattatattattaattaattataaatttatttaaaaaatattataaatatttaaaatatattattatcatattcttaaaatatattaaaacaactTCGCCGAACAATTAAGAATCATGCATACGCAATCAAATCGATGTTGAAACGATGTCGAATCGATGTCGATTTGTACTCTTTGACATCAATTTGACATAGTTTCGACATCGATTCGATTACTATTTCGCACTGGTTAGAGACGGAGCACGCGCTCTGAATATGTTTCGATACGCGTGCAATTTCATGTGAGAAGCATTTTCATGTCGTGTGAGTATGGTTAATACACACATCAAGACTGTCATTATTAGATTGCGCGGCGCGACGTTGGCCCAATAGGCCAATTTTGTAAtgagccggcactggtttctgacattcacccaacattaagaaaaaattatattcgtatatccgatttgaaattttattactctttttaaactaaatttgtttcttaagaatttttgaaaaattatatatttgtgctggttatgacacatatgtagactatatataacacttacatcaaattaagaagtagtctaccacgtaaggcagttggctcacgatccagaggtcccgagttcgaatcccaccaaggtaagtgtgttttttaagtatgagaaaatatttataatcataggttgcatcttaagaaacaaatttagttaaaaagttgtaataaaatttcaaaataaatataatttttttttatgtcgggtgaatttCCTTATTAGAGTTCAAATCGACATCGAGTCGACATTGTTTCGACATTGATTcgattgctatatttttttataaatatcaaataatttttcaaacaaagaGGTTGAAATCCCTCCGTTTGCAGACTCTATTATGACATCAAAAAACGTTATAAAAGCGCTTTAGTTCTCATACGAAAtatatcgaattttcaaagatttCGATATCGATGAATGCTCGAAACTGGGACCACCTGAATATCAAAATTGATGTGAAGATCGATTTTGAGATTTCGATATCTAATCGACGTCGATCCGATGTATCGTTTCTCACTGGGAGATGGCTCTTTAAAATTACCTATAGTTGTAAttggaaaatatcaaaaatcgcgagccataaaaaatattttacacatacttcctgtttattatacacatcAAAGAAGTGCATGGATGAACAATAATATCTTTGAGTCATggtttaaaaatgaatttgtGCCTCAAGTTACTTCTttcttacaaaaaagaaatttacctCTCAAAGCGCTACTTCTTCTTGATAACGCATCATGTCATTCTTCCGCCGAAACTTTACACATTAACGATATTACAGCTTATTATTTACCACCAAACACAACATCATTAATTCAACCATTAGACCAAGGTATAATCGAAAATGTAAAGAGACGATATAGATCCAGGCTTTTATCATCAGTTATAAGTGAGCAGAATAGAAATATTgacattattacatatttgaaatctataaatattaaggACGCTATATACTGGATAAGTGAGGCATGGAATGATGTTACTGcaagtacaatttttaaatgctgGAGAAACATTTTACCacaagaattttttgaaagcaACGATCAGAGTTTGGTACAAGAAGTCAATAATGAAGagcttatttctttttttcatcaaattaataattatggaaTATTACACAAGACGATGTGCAAGAATGGGTTCTACAAACTGATGACATATTTCCTGAATTACCATCTAacaacgaaattataaaaagagtaATTGCGGATAATACAGAAGGTAAATTACTatccttttaatattatatcaacattttaaatagatttttattaatcaaaagaacgattataattatttttttaatatttaaatttttacttaattttcaGACAGTGAGAATAAGGATGAAGTAGAAATAGAAGTATTAAGCACTGCATATGCTATTTCATCAATGAATACGTTGCtattatttttagagaagAATAGCTCATTAATAACCAAAGAAGATTTATCaacattaataaagataaaagataaaattacaaaaatgaatattactcGTACATAActtttttgatttaattttattctatacatttttttcatttctttaatgGTGCAATGTGTAATTGTTCATTAATACTAGCATCGTATTTTTTCGTTCTAAGTTGGtgtgcaatattattatttacatatacctaatatttcttatgctaccaaagaagaaattatatattttcgttaatACTTTTGTgtcttttgtaaaattaatgtgTTCAATTTCaatgattttgtttttttgattGACACAGTACAACACAaacattataatgtaataataataaatatatttataataataaatatatatgtatattaatgatttaaattggttgactttgtttttttattatgcttatttatttgtagatttattaattttcttttcatttatattcatttatattaaatttaatacatgtcaatctaacctctttgtgtatagaggttagattgacGTAGACTGGGCTTTACACCGTAGCGCATAGTGCAGACATTGTGCGCAACTGCATTCGCGCAAGTACACGCTGATTGGCAGTCCCATGCTGTGGTGAGGGTATTCCATAATTTTGGCATTCCGCTCTTATCGCCCCATGGGGTCAAAATTAGAGAGACTCTACtgtacctaacttaactcaagtgacatgtatttcaaaaaaaaaatgtgaaatctttaaattaaattgcgccaattgtaaagagaatatgtatattgctttgaaagataattgttatgcaactactttaaagaaataaaacccaagtggtatcttcgtattcctattcaagggtcttcctattctaaacccaagtgataatagcttcttaattttctttaacaaatttttaatattacaaagaattattttaattacaaagaattaaagaaataacagtacaaaataaaaatatttaattaaaataaaataaataaatttttcttgtaaaaaaacttggcgctgcttttttactcctgtcgcattcttccctaaattatgtttattgttttttatttaatcaaaaatcttagtactaatgtttaaatttcaaagtctagcagcgccaagtttctTTGCGCGGGTGTTGACgcaatgtgatttctgcccagtgctctgaatgtcaacgtgaagaaattcaagcaagcgcgggtaaacggcgggagtaactatgactctTTTAAGGTAAGTTGTGGGGCCAAGAAAGGGCACGGTTATTTGGGGAGCTCTCGGCTGTCAATCCGTTTGCTCCCCTACACGCAGTAAATTTATGGAAAGTCAACGTATGAATGTAAAACCCCCGGGTTCTCGGATGGCCCGGGTACTGCGTGCAAGATGCGCAAGCGATAGTGCCATTGGTGCGGAGGTACCTGACGGGGTCGTAGCTGGACCGTCGCGTACTAGAAGTAGAGCCATGTCCGATGTCATAGAAGGGACAGAAGCATTTGGCTGTGAGTTTTGTCCAAGGGAGTTCCGGACCATGCGTGGTCTAAGTCTGCATGTTACTAAGACTCACCCAGTGGTGGCCAATAGCGCGGTGGATGTTGAGCGCGTAAAAGCACGTTGGTCAGTGGAGGAGGTCAGACTCATGGCTCGCGCTGAGGCTACAGCCACCTTAGCGGGaattattttcatgaatcatcATCTGCAGGATAAGTTCCCTCATAGGAGTCTCGAAGCTATCAAGGGTAAGCGTCGACAAGAGGCTTATCGCGAGATGGTTAGAGTCTTCTGCCAAGAGATACAATCGCGAAACGCGGTTGGCATCGATGAGGGCGGTAGGGACGGCGCGGCGATGATAAGAGCTGCTGCCGGCCCTGCGACCATAGAGTCTGACACAGTTGATCCAAGCGCGCATCAGCCTTCCCCTGAGCAAAGATCTCAGAGGCTGCGGGACATCATCAACCAGCTCATAGAGCAGAGCTCAGCGTCCCGTAGCTATCAAGCTGATACTCTTGTGGGCATCGCGAGAGATGCTCTACTGACGGGGGTGGTCGACGTCCAGGCCATCGAGAGATGGCTGGCCCTGATCTTCCCGCCGTCAGCTGTGCGCCCTCCACGGCGCGCTTCGACGAAGCAGCGCAATCCTCTTAACACAAAAGAGAGTAGGaagcagaaaagaaagagagaatatgcACATGTGCAGACTCTCTACAAGAAGAGCCCAAAGGCCTGCCTTTCGCACGTCCTCGAAGGCGGCTCGGAACGTGAGCGACCGTCCGCTGTCGAATTCGACGCGTACTGGCGTCCCGTAATGGAGGCGTCTAGTGGCGCGGATGGAGACATGACGGCCTTGCGCGAGTCGTACGGGGAGGCGGGGCGGGTAGCGCGTACTAGCCGGAGCCGTCCACCGACAGCTAGAGGGATTCATCTCGAAGGCTTAGGTGAGGGCGCCGCCACTGGCCCAACTCGGGCGGCGGATAAGGCCTCGCTCTGGGATCCTATAAAGCCTATCGAGGTTCGAAGGATTTCGATCAAGACTGGTACAGCGCCCGGATTGGACCAGATTACGCCGAAAATGTGGAACGCTGTTCCCCTTGTTCTTCGTGCGCTTCTGTTCAATTTGCTGCTCCTGGCAAGAACGGTACCCTCGTCGATCGCCACAACAAGAACTGTATTTTTGGAGAAGGGAGGGATGTCTGACCGGCCATCACCGGCGGAATACCTCTCAGTATAGGATCAGTTGTGGTTAGACACTTCCACAAAATTCTTGCCAAACGTTTAGCGGCCCTGGACGTGTTCGACACTCGCCAAAGGGGTTTTCGGCCGGTGGATGGGGTGTGTGAGAACGTCACAGTCCTGTCCGCCGTGCTCGGTGATGCCCGCAGGCGATGTCGGACACTACATCTGGCGTGCGTTGACCTGTCGAAGGCATTTGACACGGTCTCGCACCCAGCCATACATAGGACTCTTGAAGAGCTGGAGCTCCCTTGGGAGTTTAGGGAATATATCAGGGCCGTCTATTCGGATGCGCAAACGGTGATAGGATCCGTCACCGATAATGTATCGGCCATTAAGATCGGCCGTGGCGTGAGACAGGGTGATCCGTTGTCGCCGCTACTGTTCAATCTGGTCGTGGATAGAGCACTAGCAATTCTCTCGGAGGATGTTGGCTATCAGTTGGGAGACGAGCTGATCAGCGCCTTGGGCTACGCAGACGACCAGGTCCGGTCTGCAGGAGAACTTGACACGGCTTCAGGCTGCTTTTGCGCGCAATGGACTTACAATTAACGCAAAGGAAACAGGTGTGCTGTCCATGGTGGCGTCCGGTAAAGACAAAAAGGTGAAGATTGACACAACACCGTACTTCACCGTGGGGGGAGCGCTGATTCCGCAAAGATCCCCTATCGAGATCTGGGCGTACCTGGGCTGCATGTATGAAGGTGCTAGGGAATTCGCTAATAATCCGCCCCTAGCTCACTCCATCGAGCTACTCACTAAGGCGCCTTTGAAGCCGCAACAGCGACTGAGGCTCTTACGTGACTTTCTCCTGCCACGGTATTATCACCGTTGGATAGTGGGAACCGTCACGGCCAAAACGTTGAGGGGCGTTGATATTATGGTACGCAAGGCCATTAGACGATGGTTGCGATTTCCCCATGATGTTCCTGCTGGATATTTTCATGCGCCGATACAGAGTGGCGGGCTTGGTTTGCCTCTACTTAAGACTTTAATCCCTATTCTGAAGTTCGACCGATTGCAGCGGTTGTGTCGCAGCACTCTGCCCGCggcgcgcgccgccgccgaaACCACATTTGTGGCTAGGCGGCTGGTTTGGTGTGAGAACCAGATGCGCATCCGGGGTAACAGGGTGCTTACGACCGCTGAGCTTAGACAACAGTGTGCAGCCTGGTTGCGCGAGTCGTGCGATGGGAACGGGCTCAGGGAGGCGGAAACGTCGAAGCTGAGTTCGCATTGGGTGTCGGCGGGAGCCGACCTCATCCCCGGAGTCGACTACGTGCACTATCATCACATACGGGCCAACTGTATTCCGTCTAGAGCGAGAGTCTCCCGAAGTCGTGATGGGCGCGAGGTTCGCTGTCGTGCTGGTTGTCCCGATATCGAGACACCGGCGCACTGCGTTCAGCGTTGCTTCAGAACGCACGGAGGGAGAATCCTATGGCATAACGACCTTTGTCGTCGAGTCGGTGGCTTCTTTCAGCAGAAGGGATGGCATGTCGATGCGGAATTAGCCTACTCGACCTCTGCCGGCCTGAGGCGGCCTGACCTGACCATTGCTAAGGGTGATGAGGCAGTGGTCGTAGACGCGCAGGTAGTTTCCAGCGAAACTGCGTTAGAGGTGTCACATGAGCGTAAGGTGGAGAAGTACCGATCCTGTAATGATCTAGTGGACCGGGTGGCGGAGCGCACAGGGGTGCCGCGTGATAATGTCCGTTTCACCGCCATTACGATCTCATGGCGAGGTGTCTGGAGCCCTAGGAGCGAGGGTGAGCTGCGTAGTCTGGGCCTAACACCTGCCCAACTGCGTACGCTCACGACTCGTGTCCTCTGGGGCTCATGGCTAAATTGGAAGAGGTTTAACGGCATAACAACCCGATATGTGCCGGGGCGGAACGTAACCGTGGTGCACGTCGGGGTGGCACGTAGAGTTGGGTGCCTCCGCATCGGCGGACAAGCGAGAATGTGAGTGTGCATGAGTAGTAGAGCGAGAGCTGCTAGACAGCTCCTTTCAAGCACTTCCAGGGTGTTAGCTGCGAACACCGACAGTAAATCGCCTTGCAATATCGTTATAGGTTCAGAATGATCGTGCATGATTGCGGTTGTTTTGCCTTAAACGAAACAaatagccaaatgcctcgtcatctaattagtgacgcgcatgaatggattaacgagattcccactgtccctatctactatctagcgaaaccactgccaagggaacgggcttggaaaaattagcggggaaagaagaccctgttgagcttgactctagtctggcactgtaaggagacatgagaggtgtagcataagtgggagatggcaacatcgccggtgaaataccactactttcatcgtttccttacttactcggttaggcggagcgcgtgccccgagggcattCGTATTGCGACGTTAGAGGTGAAATTCTTGGATCGTCGCAAGACGGACAGAAGCGAAAGCATTTGccaaaaatgttttcattaaTCAAGAACGAAAGTTAGAGGTTCGAAGGCGATCAGATACCGCCCTAGTTCTAACCATAAACGATGCCAGCTAGCGATCCGCCGAAGTTCCTCCGATGACTCGGCGGGCAGCTTCCGGGAAACCAAAGCTTTTGGGTTCCGGGGGAAGTATGGTTGCAAAGCTGAAACTTAAAGGAATTGACGAATTTTTTAACTGTATTATAATTGCGTCTAAATCTATTCGGTGGATATAACCCCGAGAAGCAGGTCTGCTCAGATTTAAGTTACGCATCCGGCGAgtttttttgcagtattttgcaaagaGATTCAGTTCTTATATGGGAGCCTTGAAGATCTAATTTCTCTAGAAATTCTAGATTTTCGGGAATCGAAACTTCTTCTTCCCTCCCCTCCAGAGTACAATTACTGAGATCcaattctttcaaatttttgctatCGTGTCTTTCACGTCTTCTATTAGATCCTCTGTAATTGTGGTTAGTATTAAAAGCTGTTCgtctattttttctcttttggcGTACAGTGCTGTGTCCAGCTGTATCCGTCTCGTGACGTTCGTCATCAGTTGTTCGTTGTGGTATAATGATTTTTCTAAGGCCTCCATGTGGCCTATCGTGGCATTTATCACCTTTAATTGACTTTTTGCGGTGTGCCGTAGAGTCTGTTGCTGATTTTGTATCAGTTCAAGCTGCTCCTGTATGTGTTTTGCGTCGTCGGCATCCATAGTGCCGAACAGCGTTTTGCTGATCGTGCCGATCGCGTCTATTAAAcctcgtttattattatttgttttatatatagtctgtaatcgcgttaataattgcgttaattttttgttatttttctctatcgtATGGAGAATGTTTTTGCACGTCTGCTGCGTGTCCTTTGCGATTATCGTTTCGCATACTTCTTCGGCTTGCTGTAGAAATTCCTGAAGTTGGTGATATCGGTTTCCTAGGGCTGCTACGTCGATTTTAATCGCTAGTTTCCATGTAGCTTCTACCTGTTGCAATTGTCCGGTTCTCTCAAAGTATATTCCCGGCTCGCTGCTGAATTGTCGTATCTCGTACGATGGTGCTGTCTCAGGTTTCGCTTTTTTCGCGAAGTGCTGGACGACGATCAGCGTCCTGTAAGATAAGGACTCATGTTAcctttcttcaaatttttacctTGGCTTGATAATGCCTTCTCCTCGcgttttttctctcctcgcgCGTTTAGTTGCTCTTGAGACGTGGTTCAGAGTACTTTTATTAACTCTATTAAAAATGCGGTGCATTCAATGCAATCTGTATTTCGCGCTGGCGTCTTACGACGCCTGTATGCGGTCGTATTGGTTGAGGGCGGCGCGAGCGGGTGCCATAAGTGGGGGTGCCGCGCTTAGTGCGCGGGTGGCGGCGAATTTGGGTTCGGGGCCGACGTCGCCCCCTCCCTCCTACGCGGAAGCGTTGTTAACACCCCCGGGTACATGGATGCATCTTTTCTACCCCCTGGAGGTCACGTTGGATGTGGCCACCGGGCGCCGTGTGGTGCGACGTGTTTGATGTTCGGTAAGtacttattatcttattttcctTAGTTTTTACTATCGCCTATTTTCTATTGCCTACTTTCTATTGCttgtttttgttcttttcCGCTGTTTTTACTGTTCTATAAAGGGCTTTAATCGGTTTACGTGTACTCGCGTGGTTTTCCGTCCCTTTTTGATCGTGTAATTGACGTCTGAATGTTTTTCGATTACTTCATACGGTCCTATCCACGgggattctaattttttcgatCTCCCTCTACGCACCGTTTCGTCGTGCAAGAGAACTTTGTCTCCCActcggaaattaatttcttttgtcttCTTATCATACGTCTCCTTGGCCTTAGATTTTTCGTTTCGCAAATGTTCCTTTGCAACTCGTTGTGTcgctcttaatttttcttttagctcTTGCGCGTAATCGTCATAAGTATACGTTGGTTTCGGTGGTTGCGACAGTGCCGTCGGTAGTGTTGCTCGGTGCCCGTATACTAATTCAAAGGGTGTAAACCCGGTCGCCGTGTGTGGCGTCGTGTTATACGCGAACATTGCGTATGGCGTCCATTCGTCCCAGTCTGTCTGTCCGCGTTAATATAATGTCGCAAGTATTCGGTTAATGTTCTATGAGAGCGTTCCAATGCTCCATTACTCTCGGGATGGTAGGCcgttgtttgaattttttctatcttcaataatttacacgtgcttttaaatatctcgctaAGGAAATTCGTTCCTCTATCCGTCAGTATTTTGTCGGGGATACCGTATTCAAAGATAATCTTTGTGACGAATTCTTTCGCGATTGTATTCGCTTCTTGATTAGGTACGGGTATCGCCTTActgaattttgataaattatcctgaaacgtgaggatatatttatttccgttttcGGTCACCGTCAGTGGTCCTACTATATCTAGAGCACATTTTTCGAACGGTTTGTCCGCGGTGTCTGTTATTACTAAGGgtgctttattttttcgcgataacTTGTTCTTCTGACATAGTTcgcatttattaatgtaatcttCGACGTCTCGAGTTAATCCTCTCCAATTATGCGTCAACCTTATTCGGTTTATGGTGCGTTCCACACCCTGATGTCCTCCTACAGGTGCATCATGGTATTCGTATAACATACGTTGCTTCTCTTCTTCTGTGTATTTTCTTTCGCTCTCCTCTTCGttattctcttccttctctatcTTGTTGATATCTGTCGGCACATGTCGACTCAGCGCATCCGCGTTTCTATTCTCTTGACCGGCCTTGTGTACGATAGTGTAATCGTATTCTTCTAATTTCAATCTCCATCGGATTAATCGTGATCCGGGGTCCTTTACGTTAAATAGCCAAACCAATGATTTATGGTCTGTCACTATGGTAAATTTTGTTCCATAAACGTATGGTCGGAAGTGTTTCACCGCCCATACTATCGCTAGTAATTCTTTCTCGgtagtattataattttgctcggCTTTAGATAGTACTCTGCTCGCATACGCCACGGGTTGATCTTGACCTATCTTTCCCTGTGACAGTATGGCTCCTATTGCGTAATCTGACGCATCGGTCGTCACTACAAATTCTTGGGAGAAGTCCGGGTATTTTAATACCGGTGCTGTAGttagtttttctttaagtatTTCAAATGCGTTTTGTTGTTCTGCGTTCCACTCGAATTTGATATCTTTTCTGGTCATTTTTGTGAGTGGCTTGGCGATTgctgaaaaatctttaataaatcttcgaTAATATCCGGCTAATCCTACGAAAGCCTGGATGTCCTTTACCTTTGTTGGTCTCGGGAAGCTTTTTACTGCTTCTAATTTTGAAGGGTCTGGCAAGATTCCGTTTTCTGTTATTACATGTCCGAGATACGTCACTTCTTTCCGAAGGAATTCGCATTTATCGGgctgtaatttcaaattatagttTCTCAGTCTTTTTAGCACTTCAATTAATCTCTTATTGTGCTCTTGTAAACTTGCTCTGTATACTATTATATCGTCTAGATAGACTAAGCATTGTAATCCTACTAGTCCTGCTAAAACGGCTATTATTGCTCGTTGAAATGTCGCTGGGGCATTTTTAAATCCAAAAAGCATTCGATTATACTCGTAATGTCCGTATTGTGTCGAGAACGcagttttttctttatcttcttcttccatcGGGATTTGATGATATCCCGAGGTGAGGTCTAGCgtggtaaaatattttgcttttccCAGTTGGTCTAGGATATCGGTTATGTTTGGCAATGGGAAGGAATCTCCCTCCGTTAGGTCGTTCACAAACCGAAAATCTATTACCACTCtcagttttaattttcctgATGCGTTTCTTTTCTTCGGTACTACTAGCAACGGCGCATTCCACGGGCTCGTGCTAGGTCTAATAATTCCGTTTTTCAACATCTCTTTCACTTGTCTATTCACTTCTTCCTTGTGCTTTTCTGGCAAACGGTACGGTCGGACGTTGACCGGTACGCTGCCCGCCTTCGTGGTAATCTTATGCGCGACGATATCAGTGCATGTCAGTGGTTCTCCTTCCACATGCAATACATCGCTGTAATCTCTGCAAATTTCCATAatggttttcttttcttcttcgtttAAGTGTTGTGTGCGTATCAATTTTTCGACTTTCTCGCTACGCGGCATTGTTTCTTCTGCTTTGTTTACTTGGtttatttctatctcttttGCTTCTTCTTGCTCTAACTCTTCTAATGTTACTTGCGGCATTAGCATTTGTTCTTCGCGGTCTTTATTCTTAAtactatttattgttatattaattgggGCCGCAACAGGCTTGAGACGCCCCGCGGTTGAAATGGAACAAGTTATCGCCAGCAAAAAACTTTGCGGCAAGGAGCGCGAATAATCAACTGTAAGGTAAAtagtattgtatataattacacgCAAAGATAAGGCACGCT
Proteins encoded:
- the LOC139812774 gene encoding jerky protein homolog-like is translated as MYRFSLGDGSLKLPIVVIGKYQKSRAIKNILHILPVYYTHQRSAWMNNNIFESWFKNEFVPQVTSFLQKRNLPLKALLLLDNASCHSSAETLHINDITAYYLPPNTTSLIQPLDQGIIENVKRRYRSRLLSSVISEQNRNIDIITYLKSINIKDAIYWISEAWNDVTASTIFKCWRNILPQEFFESNDQSLVQEVNNEELISFFHQINNYGILHKTMCKNGFYKLMTYFLNYHLTTKL